The Streptomyces phaeolivaceus genome has a window encoding:
- a CDS encoding response regulator transcription factor, with protein MTRPAPASGRTPAKAPAPASAGPATPARILLADDHALVRQGVRLILDAQPDLTVVAEAADGVEAVARAREGGIDLAVLDIAMPHRTGLQAARELARLRPEPRTLMLTMYDNEQYFFEALKAGASGYVPKSVADRDLVEACRAALRDEPFIYPGAETTLIRTYLDRARTGDRLPERPITEREEEILKLVAEGHTSKEIARLLVISAKTVERHRANLLHKLGLRDRLELTRYAIRTGLTEP; from the coding sequence ATGACCCGACCGGCCCCGGCCTCAGGCAGGACACCGGCCAAGGCTCCGGCTCCGGCTTCGGCCGGGCCCGCGACCCCGGCCCGTATCCTCCTCGCCGACGACCACGCCCTCGTACGCCAGGGGGTGCGTCTCATCCTGGACGCCCAGCCCGATCTGACGGTCGTGGCCGAGGCGGCGGACGGTGTCGAGGCGGTCGCGCGGGCCCGGGAGGGCGGGATCGACCTCGCCGTGCTCGACATCGCGATGCCCCACCGCACCGGACTGCAGGCCGCCCGTGAACTGGCCCGGCTGCGGCCCGAGCCGCGCACGCTGATGCTGACGATGTACGACAACGAGCAGTACTTCTTCGAAGCCCTGAAGGCCGGCGCCTCCGGCTACGTCCCCAAGTCGGTCGCCGACCGCGACCTCGTCGAGGCCTGCCGCGCCGCCCTGCGCGACGAACCCTTCATCTACCCCGGCGCCGAGACCACCCTCATCCGCACCTATCTCGACCGCGCCCGCACCGGCGACCGGCTCCCCGAACGCCCCATCACCGAACGGGAGGAGGAGATCCTCAAGCTGGTCGCCGAGGGCCACACCTCCAAGGAGATCGCCCGCCTCCTCGTCATCAGCGCCAAGACCGTGGAACGCCACCGCGCCAACCTTCTCCACAAACTGGGCCTGCGGGACCGCCTGGAACTCACTCGCTACGCCATCCGCACGGGCCTGACCGAGCCCTGA
- a CDS encoding HAMP domain-containing sensor histidine kinase encodes MSLYWRILLSNAAVLLVAVLLLLGPVTVSTPVLFGEALVLLAGLVVMLIANAVLLRVGLAPLGRLTRAMTTADLLRPGSRTTVTGPVEIAELTKTFNAMLARLEAERAMSSGRALSAQEAERRRLARELHDEVGQTLTAVLLQLRHAADLAPRAVRTDLRQAQETTRAGLEEIRRIARRLRPGVLEELGLHSALRALTAEFTTARLRVTAHITPGLPRLDQDTELVLYRIAQESLTNTARHAEATRAEVHLRLLPDDRIALLVRDDGRGIASAPEGAGINGMRERSLLIGADLHIGPGPEGGTEVRLHVTAGAMTYGGTVWGETASGGTSAGGTSAGGITAGGARPGAATPVGAPRTETPRGGTPGDKLSAADRIRETSP; translated from the coding sequence ATGTCGCTGTACTGGCGGATCCTCCTGTCCAACGCGGCCGTGCTCCTGGTCGCGGTCCTGCTGCTCCTGGGCCCGGTCACCGTGTCCACGCCCGTTCTCTTCGGCGAGGCCCTCGTGCTGCTCGCGGGGCTGGTGGTGATGCTGATCGCGAACGCCGTCCTGCTGCGGGTCGGACTGGCCCCCCTCGGGCGGCTGACCCGGGCCATGACCACCGCCGACCTCCTCAGGCCCGGCAGCCGCACCACCGTCACCGGGCCGGTCGAGATCGCCGAACTCACCAAGACCTTCAACGCGATGCTGGCCCGCCTCGAAGCCGAGCGCGCCATGAGCTCGGGCCGTGCCCTCTCCGCGCAGGAGGCCGAGCGCCGGCGTCTGGCCCGCGAACTCCACGACGAGGTCGGGCAGACCCTGACCGCCGTGCTGCTCCAGCTCAGACACGCCGCCGACCTCGCCCCCCGGGCCGTCCGCACCGACCTGCGCCAGGCGCAGGAGACCACCCGCGCGGGCCTGGAGGAGATACGCCGCATCGCCCGCCGGCTCCGCCCCGGCGTACTGGAAGAACTCGGCCTGCACAGCGCCCTGCGCGCCCTGACCGCCGAGTTCACCACCGCACGGCTGCGGGTCACCGCCCACATCACCCCGGGCCTGCCGCGCCTGGACCAGGACACCGAACTCGTCCTCTACCGCATCGCCCAGGAGAGCCTCACCAACACCGCCCGCCACGCCGAGGCCACCCGCGCCGAGGTCCACCTCCGCCTCCTGCCCGACGACCGAATAGCCCTCCTGGTGCGGGACGACGGCCGAGGCATCGCCTCCGCACCGGAGGGCGCCGGCATCAACGGCATGCGCGAGCGCTCCCTCCTCATCGGCGCCGACCTCCACATCGGCCCCGGCCCGGAGGGCGGCACGGAGGTCCGCCTCCATGTCACGGCCGGTGCGATGACGTACGGCGGGACCGTGTGGGGTGAGACCGCGTCGGGTGGGACCTCGGCCGGTGGGACCTCGGCCGGTGGGATCACCGCAGGTGGGGCGCGCCCAGGTGCGGCAACCCCGGTCGGGGCACCCCGGACCGAGACGCCCCGGGGCGGGACGCCGGGTGACAAGCTCTCCGCAGCCGACCGCATCAGGGAGACCAGCCCATGA
- a CDS encoding cation:proton antiporter regulatory subunit, translating to MSTTPLPGIGVQYDLTTREHRHLSVIAHRDGTRTVNVYRADDPDACAQALHLTEPETALLIDALSPGHHSPNLLSTTDLGLVAERIELASTSYWNGRVLGDTRMRTETGVSIVAVLRRAQAIPSPTPDFRLAGGDTLIVIGTREGVETAAAILGRT from the coding sequence ATGAGCACCACACCCTTGCCGGGGATCGGTGTCCAGTACGACCTGACCACCCGGGAGCACCGTCATCTGTCGGTGATCGCGCACCGCGACGGCACCAGGACGGTGAACGTCTACCGGGCCGACGACCCGGACGCGTGCGCCCAGGCGCTGCATCTGACGGAGCCGGAGACCGCCCTGCTGATCGACGCGCTCTCGCCCGGTCACCACAGTCCGAACCTGCTGTCCACGACCGACCTCGGGCTGGTCGCGGAGCGGATCGAGCTGGCGTCGACGTCGTACTGGAACGGCCGGGTCCTCGGCGACACCCGGATGCGGACAGAGACCGGCGTCTCGATCGTGGCCGTACTGCGGCGGGCACAGGCGATCCCCTCCCCCACCCCGGACTTCCGTCTCGCGGGCGGTGACACGCTCATCGTGATCGGCACCCGGGAGGGTGTGGAGACGGCCGCCGCGATACTCGGGCGGACGTGA
- a CDS encoding cation:proton antiporter, producing MHLTAHVTTQVTAHPAVLLSAESQSSAHSSAVFLIEFGAIILGLGLLGRLAGRLQFSPIPLYLLAGLAFGEGGLLPLGTSEEFVAIGAEIGVILLLLMLGLEYTASDLVSNLRTQYPAGLVDAALNALPGAAMALLLGWGPVAAVVLAGVTWISSSGVIAKVLGDLGRLGNRETPVILSILVLEDLSMAVYLPILTALVAGTSLAAGSVTLAIALSVAGLVLLVAVRYGRHISRFVSSDDPEKLLLVVLGLTLLVAGVAQQLQVSAAVGAFLVGIALSGEVAEGAHGLLAPLRDLFAAVFFVFFGLHTDPASIPPVLVPALALAVVTAATKIATGYWAAKRAGVAAKGRWRAGGTLVARGEFSIVIAGLAVTAGIEPSLGPLATAYVLILVIVGPLTARYTEPVATWFIRRRAARPEAAATAE from the coding sequence ATGCACCTCACCGCACATGTCACCACCCAGGTCACCGCGCACCCGGCCGTGCTGCTCTCCGCCGAGTCGCAGTCGTCCGCGCACTCCTCCGCCGTCTTCCTGATCGAGTTCGGCGCGATCATCCTCGGGCTGGGGCTGCTGGGGCGGCTCGCCGGGCGCCTGCAGTTCTCGCCCATCCCGCTCTATCTGCTGGCCGGGCTGGCGTTCGGGGAGGGCGGGCTGCTGCCACTGGGGACCAGTGAGGAGTTCGTGGCGATCGGCGCCGAGATCGGCGTGATCCTGCTGCTGCTCATGCTCGGCCTCGAATACACGGCCAGCGATCTCGTCTCCAACCTCAGGACCCAGTACCCGGCCGGACTCGTCGACGCCGCCCTCAACGCCCTCCCCGGCGCCGCCATGGCCCTGCTCCTCGGCTGGGGACCCGTCGCCGCCGTCGTCCTCGCCGGAGTCACCTGGATCTCGTCGTCAGGCGTCATCGCCAAGGTCCTCGGCGACCTCGGACGGCTCGGCAACCGCGAGACCCCGGTCATCCTGAGCATCCTCGTCCTCGAAGACCTCTCCATGGCCGTCTATCTGCCGATCCTCACCGCACTGGTCGCCGGTACGAGCCTGGCCGCGGGCAGTGTCACCCTGGCGATCGCGCTGTCGGTCGCGGGCCTCGTCCTTCTCGTCGCCGTCCGCTACGGGCGGCACATCTCCCGCTTCGTCTCCAGCGACGACCCCGAGAAACTGCTGCTCGTCGTCCTCGGGCTGACCCTGCTGGTCGCCGGGGTCGCCCAGCAGCTCCAGGTGTCGGCGGCCGTCGGCGCGTTCCTCGTCGGCATCGCGCTGTCGGGTGAGGTCGCCGAGGGCGCGCACGGACTGCTGGCGCCGCTGCGGGATCTGTTCGCCGCCGTGTTCTTCGTCTTCTTCGGGCTGCACACCGACCCCGCCAGCATTCCGCCCGTGCTGGTGCCCGCGCTCGCCCTGGCCGTCGTCACGGCGGCCACGAAGATCGCCACCGGCTACTGGGCGGCGAAACGGGCGGGCGTGGCGGCGAAGGGGCGCTGGCGGGCGGGCGGCACCCTCGTCGCACGCGGCGAGTTCTCCATCGTCATCGCCGGACTCGCCGTCACCGCCGGCATCGAACCCTCCCTCGGCCCCCTCGCCACCGCCTACGTCCTCATCCTCGTCATCGTCGGCCCACTCACCGCCCGCTACACCGAGCCGGTCGCGACCTGGTTCATCCGCCGCCGAGCCGCCCGTCCGGAGGCCGCCGCGACCGCCGAGTGA